AACCGACATCGACCTCTACGCCCGCATCACGGCCGTTTCCGATGTTTTCGACGCCTTGACCAGTTGGCGACCCTACAAGGAGCCCTGGCCCGTGGACAGGGCCGTTCAGCATATGAAGAATGAGCAAGGCCGTCACTTCGATCCGGATCTTATCGCGATCTTTACGGAAAGATTGCCCGCCATTCTGGAAATCAGGAAGCGTTTCCTTGATTGAGCACCCATGAATCCGGAACCAACCGGACCGCTCAGATCCTGTTGATGTACCTGAGAATCATCAGGAGCCCGTCATCCCGCCAGCGGCTGATCTCCTCCGGGGTCCGGCCCGTGGATGGATCCCGCTTCTCGATGGCCTGCAGCACTTCTTCGTGAGCCTTGTCCATCCAGCCGGTGGGCCATTTGTACCAGGTGGCCATGTCCTCCCACCACCACTCCACCGCCGGACCGATTCGCGTCAGCAACCCCCGGATTCCATGCATGCCGCCATTGAGATGGTAGCCCAGATTCGGCCCCGTCAGAAAGTAGCGAATCCCCGGCCCTAAGCTGATGGCCTTGTCCACGTCCTCCAGGGAGCATGCGCCGCACATGACCAGGTCGACGGCCTCCCGGTAGAGGGCAGCGGCAAGCCTGTTGGCGATGAAGCCGAAGGCTTCCTTCCTGAGCACAATGGGTGCCTTCCCGATGGAGTGGAAGAAATCACATGTCTTTTGTACGGTCTCCTCCGATGTCTCCCTTCCCTTCCCGATCTCGACGAGAGGAATCAGGTGGGCCGGATTGTACGGATGCGCCACGATGCACCGCTCGGGAAAGGCCGAATCCGCAGCGATTTCCGTGATGAATAGCCCGGAGGTACTGCTGGCGAAGATGGCGTCCGGGGAGGCGTATCGATCCACTTCCGCCAGAAGATCCCGCTTGACCTCAAAGTCGTCCGGCGCGGCTTCCTGAACAAAATCGACACCCGAGAGCGCCTCTTCGAGGCAGGTTGTATAAGACGCCCTCCCCAGGGCTCCCTCCTTCTCATCGGGATTCAGAACGCCCTTGTTGACGAGAAAGTCCAGGTTGGCCTCGATCCGCTTCCGTGCGGTCTGCAGGCAGTCATTATGGATGTCGTAGACATTGACGGGCAGGTCTCTCCAGAGAAAGTTGGTCGCCCAGCTCGACCCAATGACACCGCCGCCCCCCAACACCGCCACCTTCCAGCCTTCTGCTCCTTCCATACCCTTTTCCTCCTTAACCGTTATCAGGCAAGCGACCCGGCTCGTCCTGAAAGCAGCGACAAAAAAACCCCGTCATCTTCCGATTGGCGGGGTTTTCCTGGCTCTTCCTCGAGTACATCCTTCGAGGACTCCCTGTTCCATTAGAGGGATTTCTGTTTCCGGATGAACGTGAAGACATCCGTTTCAACCCACTTGACCCAATTTCTTTTCCTCTTTCTGTTTTTCATCTTTTAATCCCCCCGCAGCCTTCATCCTCCACGGATGAATCATGCCCTTGCGGCCTTCCGCCGCAACGTCCCGTCCGGGACCGGCCGGATGGCCCGCGGATCTCCCGGACGGCCCATTAAGCCTGAGTCCTTGCAGATGAGTGGGGAGTTTATATATCCCCCCATCCAATGATACTCTGAAGCCGAATCGCCTTGAGGGCAAGCAGACTCCGTCTGAATCCCGCTACAGATTTCTGCGATGAAATCTTAAGTAGTATTGGTTCTTTTCATGGGAAAAGTGCCGATGATCCCATTCGTTTCCGATCCGTGCAAGAGCGGGCCGCTACTTTCCGCTCTGGTATCCCTGATCCCAATCGTAGCCCCAGACGGCGCTTCCCATGGGGATCTTGTAATTGCGGCGCTCCTCGTAGGCCGGGTAACGGCGCCCTCCGCCCTCTGCCGGCAGCATGGAGACGGGGAACTTTGGCGGCAGGAGGCCGTTCGTACGGGCTTCCTTCTCCAGCCATTCCCGGTCGTCCGGGTGGGCGATGGAGATCAGCGCCGCCGCACGCTCGTAGCCGCTCAAGCCGCGGAGATTCACCATGCCGAACTCGGTGCAGACGTAATTGGCAAACTGGGCCGGCACGTCCACCGTCGAGCCCGTTGGAAGGAACGGTACGATGCGGGCGGTGCCGTGCTTGCTCCGGGACGTCATGGCCGCGACGCCGCGGCCGCCCCGGGACTGGGCGCAGAATACATGGAACTGGAAGAAGCCACCCGTGGATGAAATCGGGCGCTTTTCATAGAAGCCCGTGGAGATCTGGCCCAGGAGATCGACGGCCACGCAGTTGTTGATCGAGATCATGTTGTCGATCCGGGTCAGGACGTTCAGGTTGTTCGTGTAGTCGATATCGTAGACGGCCATGGACTGGTTCCGGTGGATCGTGTCGTAGTACCACTTCACATCCACGGGGAAGGCGAAGGTGTAGACGCTCTTGCCCCGGTCGAGGCTCTTATAGGCATTCGTCACCTGGCCGGACTCGATCATCTTGATGAGGCCGAAGTTCATCATCTCCGTGTGGACGCCCAGGTCCTTGAACCCGGCATCCGCCATGGCGGCGACGCAGGCCGAGGGCAGCGAACCGATGCCGAGCTGGATGATGTCCCGGTCCCGCATGATCTGCATGACGTTCTTCGCGATCTCCTGCTCGACGGAGCTGGGTTGGATGGCCTTCTCGTTCACCTGGGGCCACATATGCTTTTCACAGTCCACCTCGACCCAGTAGTCGATGTCGTCGATGTGGATCGTGTTGTAGCGGCCGCCTTCCGCCCAGGGGTAGTCGGAGCGCACCTCGAAGACGATCTTCTTGGCGGTCTGCCGGAAGATGTTGCAGTTGTTCGTCCCATAGGACATGTTGAAATAGCCGTGCTCGTCTGGGGCCGTCGTCGCGTTGAACCACCAGTCCATCCCGCGCTTCTCCTTGATGGCGTTGGCAAACCGGTAGTGATGGGCGTGCATTCCGTAGGCCCAGCCCCACTGGGCCCAGTCGGTGACGTTGTTCGTGTCCCGAGCCTTGCGGTTCCAGGGGAAAAAGAAGAATTCATGGATGGTGTGAAATTCCTGGTGGGGATCGATCTGTTGAAGCTCCGGATGGGGATAGAACATTGCATGCATCCAGAACTCGATGTCTTTCAACCGGCCGGGGCCGTCGCCCAGCCGCCTGGCTACCGCCTCGGTGCAGACCGTGGAGTCGCCGCCGGTGCTTCCGTGGTTGATCCAGTCTCCCGACTTGACCATCTCCGCGATCTGTTCGGGTGTCCTTTTCTTGTCCCTGATCTTCTGCTGAACCGGTGTCGTCATGTTGATTCTCCTGTTGACGTTTATTGAACCGCCACGGCGGATGAACGATCGCCGTGTCCCAATGGTGGTCATTCCATATTTTTCATTCGCCGTGCCGGATCGTCACCATCCGGACCACCCGGATATCCCCGGAGGGAAGGACCGCATTCTGGCTGTCCAACCGGCCGTTGGGTGGTTTTTCTATGGTGACCGTTGTCTTTGTTGGAATGACGGGGTGGCAAGACGGACGCCTTACGGGAAAGGGAGGAGGCCGGCCAGGCTTCAACCGGCCCCCTCCTCAGGAGGGATTTGTTCATAAAGCGGCATGGTCGCCTACTCTGTGGCCCGGATATCTTCTTTCTGTTTCGTGCCACAGATTGAGGCCGATGCCTTGGTTAGGCCATTCGATTCCGTCTGAATTTCCCTGCGGACTCCGGGCATTGTTCAGCAAGAATCAGGAGACATACCGCCCGGACGGGCAGTCACGATTCCAATCGTCTTTGATCCTATGTCACCGAGAGCAGCCTCCGCTGCCCGGGCCGTCCGGCTCGGGATTTGGTCACGATCACTATTGATTTGACTCATAAAGTGGTTCCCGTTTATGCTTTTCCTGCGTTCCGGACACCGGCCCTACCGTGAACAGGGAGTCCCGATATGACGCAGCGAACAAAATCCTGGTTTGTAAGAGAAGGATTCCGCGCGTGGCTGATCGGCATGATCGCAGCGGTGCTGATCGTCGGGACGATATTGACATGGTGGATGGTGCAGCGGGTCGATCGGGAGATGCGCGAAGTCCTGCTGCTGGAAGCGCGCCTTGTGGAGCGAGCGCTGAACCACAACAGGATCAAGACCCTCACCGGCACGGATGCCGACCTTGACAATCCCGATTACGGCCGGCTCAAGGAGCAGCTCTCCCTGATCCGAAAGGATCATAAGAATTGCAGATTCCTGTACCTGATGGGCCGCAGGGCCGACGGGAATCTTTTCATCTATGTTGATTCCGAACCCACCGATTCGAAGGACTACTCCCCCCCCGGACAGTTATACCGTGAGGCGCCCGAAGGGTATCGGCGTGTCTTCGACACCAGGGAACATGCCGCCGTAGGCCCGGTATCCGATCGCTGGGGCAGATGGATCACGGCACTGGTTCCTGTCATCGATCCGGCGACGAACAGTCTGGTCGCGGTGATGGGCATGGACATCGACGCCCGCACCTGGAAAACGGATCTGGCCGTCAATGCCGCCCTCCCCGCAAGCTCGATGCTGGCACTCATGATCACCCTCGCTTCCCTTATTTTCACGGTCCGCTCCATGTCGAGACTTCGGAAAAGCGAAATCCTCCACGAGACCATCCTTGAAACCACAGGCACCGCAATTCTGATTATCGAAGAGGATATGACGATATCCTTTGTCAACAAAGAGTTCGAAAAGATGATCGGTTATCCGCAACAGGAAGTCGTGGAGAGGATGAAATGGACGGAATTCGTCACGGAGGCCGATCGGGAATGGATGATTCGTCAACATAATCTGCGAAGAACGGCGGATACGAATGTTGCCAGAAAGAATTATGAATTCCGGCTTGTGAATCGGGAAGGTCGCATCAAGGATGTCTACCTGGTAATATCGATGATCCCGGGAACGAAAAAGAGCGTGGCATCCTTGATCGACCTCACCGATGTGAAGGACGCGCAGGAAGCGCTGAAGCAATCCGAGTCGTGGTACCGGACGCTTTTTGAAAACACGGGCACTGCAACGGTCATCCTGGAGGAGGATACAACGATCAGTTTCGCCAATGCAGAGTTTGTGGCGATGTCCGGTTATGCCAAGGAGGAAATCGAGGGAAAGAAGAGCTGGACGGACTTCACCTTCCGGGAAGACCTGGACGACATGCTGACAAGACACCGGCAGCGCAGGGCAAATGGCGAACCGCCGCTGAAGCAATACGAATTTCGGTTTGTCGATAAAGGGGGCCGGATCAGGAACATCTTCCTCCACGTGGACATCATTCCAGGCACCAAGAAAAGCATTGCAGCCCTTCTCGACATAACAGACCGCAAGAAGGCGGAAGAGTCCCTGAAGGAAGCGCAGAGACAAATGGCTGATATCATAGATTTTCTCCCGGACTCAACGTTCGTTATCGACAAGGCCGGCCGGGTGATCGCCTGGAACCGCGCCATCGAGGCCCTGACGGGGGTCGGGAAGGAGAACATGCTCGGCAAGGGT
This window of the Syntrophales bacterium genome carries:
- a CDS encoding acetyl-CoA hydrolase/transferase C-terminal domain-containing protein — protein: MTTPVQQKIRDKKRTPEQIAEMVKSGDWINHGSTGGDSTVCTEAVARRLGDGPGRLKDIEFWMHAMFYPHPELQQIDPHQEFHTIHEFFFFPWNRKARDTNNVTDWAQWGWAYGMHAHHYRFANAIKEKRGMDWWFNATTAPDEHGYFNMSYGTNNCNIFRQTAKKIVFEVRSDYPWAEGGRYNTIHIDDIDYWVEVDCEKHMWPQVNEKAIQPSSVEQEIAKNVMQIMRDRDIIQLGIGSLPSACVAAMADAGFKDLGVHTEMMNFGLIKMIESGQVTNAYKSLDRGKSVYTFAFPVDVKWYYDTIHRNQSMAVYDIDYTNNLNVLTRIDNMISINNCVAVDLLGQISTGFYEKRPISSTGGFFQFHVFCAQSRGGRGVAAMTSRSKHGTARIVPFLPTGSTVDVPAQFANYVCTEFGMVNLRGLSGYERAAALISIAHPDDREWLEKEARTNGLLPPKFPVSMLPAEGGGRRYPAYEERRNYKIPMGSAVWGYDWDQGYQSGK
- a CDS encoding 3-hydroxyacyl-CoA dehydrogenase family protein produces the protein MEGAEGWKVAVLGGGGVIGSSWATNFLWRDLPVNVYDIHNDCLQTARKRIEANLDFLVNKGVLNPDEKEGALGRASYTTCLEEALSGVDFVQEAAPDDFEVKRDLLAEVDRYASPDAIFASSTSGLFITEIAADSAFPERCIVAHPYNPAHLIPLVEIGKGRETSEETVQKTCDFFHSIGKAPIVLRKEAFGFIANRLAAALYREAVDLVMCGACSLEDVDKAISLGPGIRYFLTGPNLGYHLNGGMHGIRGLLTRIGPAVEWWWEDMATWYKWPTGWMDKAHEEVLQAIEKRDPSTGRTPEEISRWRDDGLLMILRYINRI
- a CDS encoding PAS domain S-box protein, translated to MTQRTKSWFVREGFRAWLIGMIAAVLIVGTILTWWMVQRVDREMREVLLLEARLVERALNHNRIKTLTGTDADLDNPDYGRLKEQLSLIRKDHKNCRFLYLMGRRADGNLFIYVDSEPTDSKDYSPPGQLYREAPEGYRRVFDTREHAAVGPVSDRWGRWITALVPVIDPATNSLVAVMGMDIDARTWKTDLAVNAALPASSMLALMITLASLIFTVRSMSRLRKSEILHETILETTGTAILIIEEDMTISFVNKEFEKMIGYPQQEVVERMKWTEFVTEADREWMIRQHNLRRTADTNVARKNYEFRLVNREGRIKDVYLVISMIPGTKKSVASLIDLTDVKDAQEALKQSESWYRTLFENTGTATVILEEDTTISFANAEFVAMSGYAKEEIEGKKSWTDFTFREDLDDMLTRHRQRRANGEPPLKQYEFRFVDKGGRIRNIFLHVDIIPGTKKSIAALLDITDRKKAEESLKEAQRQMADIIDFLPDSTFVIDKAGRVIAWNRAIEALTGVGKENMLGKGDREYTLPFYGERRSTLIDLVLLPREEVDKSGNTIKWQGNVLTGELHIASLAGREVYLLGTASILYDTKGSVVGAIETIRDVTERVRMEHQFHQAQKMEAIGALAGGIAHDFNNILGAIMGYTELYREQVRDRPKVYHAMGEIFHATCRARDLVQQILTFSRRTAQERRPIAVIPIIQEVARFIRASLPKTIEIRQTLNVSSDMILADDTQVHQVLMNLCTNAGQAMADTGGILEIGLEEVFIGDEEQLHFPSLTIGRYLKLDVRDTGHGIPQEDLGKIFDPYFTTKGKGEGTGLGLAVVHGIVKEHGGEVKVYSEIGTGSLFSIYLPLMEKPADIVQPPVAPPLTGGNERILFIDDEEPLADLGKEFLEGLGYRVVAETDPLKAVEEFRRNRDNFDLVITDKTMPHMTGFDVVRELRKIRADIPVVLCSGFQEKEDLEKQTALGIRFFIMKPVRMHELAETVRTALNRTG